One Callospermophilus lateralis isolate mCalLat2 chromosome 6, mCalLat2.hap1, whole genome shotgun sequence genomic region harbors:
- the Gcm2 gene encoding chorion-specific transcription factor GCMb: MPAEVVQDADRACAYGMKLNWDINDPQMPQEPSHFDHFREWPDGYVRYIYSIEEKKAQRHLSGWAMRNTNNHNGHILKKSCLGVVVCARACALPDGSSLQLRPAICDKARLKQQKKACPNCHSALELIPCRGHSGYPVTNFWRLDGNAIFFQAKGVHDHARPESKSETEARRSALKRQMTSFYQPQKKRMRELEAGANQDSSEYFNSTSFLENPELFDVITDTSCLIPGQPCTSFPNSDAYKATCDLAVFQGDMVPPFQKYPNPKIYWPRPPCSYELTGPGYTNSSPYPTLCKDSTSVPKDPDWVHLNALQYNVNSYSSYERNFDFTSKPCGWKSALGKPSLGERTDHGQLQAMATPPYQNPEFPCRYLATPSAGGPALQTVITTTTKVSYQAYPCPALKQGDGGQEANSLSTCSYAADTALMSVCPEALEPPAAVTRAPSPAGKIPLKVPGDCRTIRSTLAFPQEAAPSRPEGADAWDVCLFGLGSAISYVDRAGPLFSYDSEDF, encoded by the exons ATGCCTGCAGAGGTAGTGCAGGACGCGGACCGTGCATGCGCCTATGGGAtgaagctcaactgggacatcaaTGATCCGCAGATGCCTCAG GAGCCGTCTCACTTTGACCACTTCCGTGAGTGGCCGGATGGCTACGTGCGCTACATCTATAGCATCGAGGAGAAGAAGGCGCAGCGCCACCTGAGCGGCTGGGCCATGCGCAACACCAACAACCACAATGGCCACATCCTCAAGAAGTCGTGCCTGGGCGTGGTGGTGTGCGCGCGTGCCTGCGCCCTGCCAGACGGCTCCAGCCTGCAGCTGCGGCCAGCCATCTGTGACAAAGCCAGGCTGAAACAGCAGA AGAAAGCATGTCCCAACTGCCATTCTGCTTTGGAGTTGATTCCTTGTCGAGGGCACAGTGGATACCCTGTGACCAATTTCTGGAGGCTGGATGGCAACGCTATATTTTTTCAG GCCAAGGGAGTTCATGATCACGCAAGACCAGAGAGTAAATCAGAGACAGAAGCTAGAAGAAGTGCCCTCAAGAGACAGATGACCTCTTTTTACCAACCCCAGAAAAAGAGAATGCGTGAACTGGAG gcaggaGCAAATCAAGACAGCAGTGAATATTTCAACAGCACATCTTTCCTGGAAAATCCAGAACTGTTTGATGTAATTACTGACACGAGCTGCCTTATTCCAGGACAGCCTTGTACTTCCTTCCCAAACTCTGATGCTTACAAAGCTACCTGTGACCTAGCCGTCTTTCAAGGAGACATGGTGCCTCCCTTTCAGAAATATCCAAACCCAAAAATCTATTGGCCTCGACCACCCTGCAGCTATGAATTGACAGGCCCTGGATACACAAATTCCAGCCCATATCCCACCCTTTGTAAAGATTCTACCAGTGTTCCTAAAGACCCAGACTGGGTTCATCTGAACGCACTCCAATATAATGTCAATTCATACAGCAGCTACGAGAGGAATTTTGATTTCACCAGTAAACCATGCGGCTGGAAATCAGCACTTGGAAAACCCAGCCTTGGGGAGAGGACTGACCATGGACAGTTACAGGCCATGGCCACGCCCCCATATCAAAATCCAGAGTTTCCGTGTAGGTACCTCGCGACTCCTTCCGCCGGTGGCCCAGCCCTGCAGACAGTGATCACCACTACCACCAAAGTGTCCTACCAGGCCTACCCGTGCCCTGCTCTGAAACAGGGTGATGGTGGACAGGAGGCTAACAGCCTTTCAACCTGTAGCTATGCTGCTGACACTGCCCTGATGTCTGTCTGTCCAGAAGCCCTGGAGCCCCCAGCTGCAGTCACCAGGGCACCCTCTCCAGCAGGGAAAATTCCTTTGAAAGTTCCAGGAGATTGCCGGACCATCAGATCCACATTGGCTTTCCCTCAAGAGGCAGCTCCCTCTAGGCCAGAGGGAGCAGATGCCTGGGATGTGTGTCTGTTCGGGCTGGGCTCTGCCATCAGTTATGTGGATAGAGCAGGTCCACTCTTTAGCTATGACAGTGAGGACTTTTGA